A genomic stretch from Hemicordylus capensis ecotype Gifberg chromosome 5, rHemCap1.1.pri, whole genome shotgun sequence includes:
- the DENND6B gene encoding protein DENND6B isoform X1, translated as MEQTISRLLQRTGLKAKGWNAQEIGIDETWAKKSLLTLVYPRDYVLTEKEKTSICYLSFPDSYSGALGDTQFSFRFRQSGGQRRPPLEEDVHYAGEAPVSLQREPAHYLGYVYFRQVKDSSVKRGYFQKSLVLISRLPYVTLFQSLLQLIAPEYFDKLDPCLEAVCSEIDQWPPPVPGQTLNLPVMGIVIQVRIPSRVDKPGSSPAKPLNQESLRPAPLALPSAHELDLFRCFQPVLIHMQMLWELMLLGEPVVVMAPSPSVSSEMVLALTSCLAPLKYCCDYRPYFTIHDSEFREYTTRTQAPPNVILGVTNPFFIKTLQHWPHVLRLGELKMAGDLPKQVKLKKLTKLKTLDTKPGLYTAYKTFLHKDKGLIKRLLKGIHKKRPSEAQSALLRRHFLELTQSFIIPLEHYMASLMPLQRAITPWKNPPQIRPFHQEDFLKTLDHAGPQLTCVLKGDWVGLYRQFFRSPNFDGWYRQRQQEMTHKLEALHLEAISEANIRLWLKDKSEVEVVDLVLKLREKLVRAQCRHLPVKEEPLQRVARDVATLMGALPPDLQAVLCS; from the exons ATGGAGCAGACCATTTCTCGCTTGCTCCAGAGGACAGGACTGAAAGCAAAGGGCTGGAATGCCCAGGAAATAGGCATAGACGAGACCTGGGCCAAGAAGAGCCTCCTGACG CTGGTGTATCCCCGGGATTACGTGCTGACGGAGAAAGAG AAAACCAGCATCTGCTACTTGTCCTTCCCAGACTCGTATTCAG GGGCCCTTGGAGACACCCAGTTCAGCTTCCGCTTCCGCCAGTCCGGAGGGCAGCGGAGGCCTCCCTTGGAGGAGGACGTTCACTACGCGGGGGAAGCCCCGGTCTCCTTGCAG CGGGAGCCGGCCCACTACTTGGGCTACGTCTACTTCCGGCAAGTCAAGGACAGCTCTGTCAAAAGAGGCTATTTCCAGAAg TCTCTCGTCCTGATCTCTCGCCTGCCCTACGTGACTCTCTTCCAGTCGCTGCTTCAGCTCATTGCACCTGAATACTTTGATAAGCTGGACCCGTGTCTGGAGGCAG TGTGCAGTGAGATTGACCAGTGGCCCCCACCTGTGCCTGGTCAGACCCTGAACCTGCCGGTGATGGGCATCGTCATTCAG GTGAGAATCCCTTCCCGGGTGGACAAGCCGGGCTCCAGCCCTGCCAAGCCGCTGAATCAAGAG AGCCTCCGGCCAGCCCCCCTCGCCCTCCCCAGCGCCCACGAGCTGGACCTCTTCAG GTGCTTCCAGCCGGTACTCATCCATATGCAGATGTTGTGGGAGCTGATGCTGCTGGGGGAGCCCGTCGTGGTCATGGCCCCCTCGCCGTCCGTCTCCTCCGAAATGGTTCTGGCCCTGACCAG CTGCCTGGCTCCTCTGAAGTACTGCTGTGACTACCGGCCCTACTTCACCATCCACGACAGCGAGTTCCGCGAGTACACGACGCGGACCCAGGCCCC GCCAAACGTCATCCTGGGGGTCACCAACCCCTTTTTTATCAAGACGCTGCAGCACTGGCCCCATGTCCTGCGTCTCGGGGAGCTCAAGATGGCTG GAGACTTGCCCAAGCAGGTCAAGTTGAAGAAGCTCACCAAGCTGAAGACGTTGGACACCAAGCCAG GGCTCTACACGGCCTACAAGACCTTCCTGCACAAGGACAAGGGCCTGATCAAGAGGCTGCTCAAG GGCATCCACAAGAAGCGCCCCTCCGAGGCCCAGAGTGCCCTGCTGAGACGCCACTTCCTGGAGCTCACCCAGAGTTTCATCATCCCCCTG gAGCACTACATGGCGAGCCTGATGCCTCTGCAGAGGGCCATCACCCCCTGGAAG AACCCCCCTCAGATCCGCCCCTTCCATCAGGAGGACTTCCTCAAGACGCTGGACCACGCTGGGCCCCAGCTCACCTGTGTGCTGAAGGGGGACTGGGTGGGCCTGTACAG gcAGTTCTTCCGGTCACCCAACTTTGACGGCTGGTATCGCCAGAGGCAGCAGGAGATGACGCACAAGCTGGAGGCCCTGCACTTGGAGGCCATCTCTGAGGCG AACATCAGGCTCTGGCTGAAGGACAAGTCGGAGGTGGAGGTGGTTGACCTGGTGCTGAAGCTTCGGGAGAAGCTG GTGCGGGCCCAGTGCCGCCACCTCCCCGTGAAGGAGGAGCCGCTGCAGCGCGTGGCCCGGGACGTTGCCACCCTCATGGGAGCGCTGCCCCCGGACCTCCAGGCGGTCCTGTGCTCCTAG
- the DENND6B gene encoding protein DENND6B isoform X2, whose translation MAAAGGPEGPRWGRLSAWLECVCAVTFDLELGQAMELVYPRDYVLTEKEKTSICYLSFPDSYSGALGDTQFSFRFRQSGGQRRPPLEEDVHYAGEAPVSLQREPAHYLGYVYFRQVKDSSVKRGYFQKSLVLISRLPYVTLFQSLLQLIAPEYFDKLDPCLEAVCSEIDQWPPPVPGQTLNLPVMGIVIQVRIPSRVDKPGSSPAKPLNQESLRPAPLALPSAHELDLFRCFQPVLIHMQMLWELMLLGEPVVVMAPSPSVSSEMVLALTSCLAPLKYCCDYRPYFTIHDSEFREYTTRTQAPPNVILGVTNPFFIKTLQHWPHVLRLGELKMAGDLPKQVKLKKLTKLKTLDTKPGLYTAYKTFLHKDKGLIKRLLKGIHKKRPSEAQSALLRRHFLELTQSFIIPLEHYMASLMPLQRAITPWKNPPQIRPFHQEDFLKTLDHAGPQLTCVLKGDWVGLYRQFFRSPNFDGWYRQRQQEMTHKLEALHLEAISEANIRLWLKDKSEVEVVDLVLKLREKLVRAQCRHLPVKEEPLQRVARDVATLMGALPPDLQAVLCS comes from the exons atggcGGCGGCCGGCGGGCCGGAGGGTCCGCGCTGGGGCCGGCTGTCGGCGTGGCTGGAGTGCGTCTGCGCCGTCACCTTCGACCTGGAGCTGGGGCAGGCCATGGAG CTGGTGTATCCCCGGGATTACGTGCTGACGGAGAAAGAG AAAACCAGCATCTGCTACTTGTCCTTCCCAGACTCGTATTCAG GGGCCCTTGGAGACACCCAGTTCAGCTTCCGCTTCCGCCAGTCCGGAGGGCAGCGGAGGCCTCCCTTGGAGGAGGACGTTCACTACGCGGGGGAAGCCCCGGTCTCCTTGCAG CGGGAGCCGGCCCACTACTTGGGCTACGTCTACTTCCGGCAAGTCAAGGACAGCTCTGTCAAAAGAGGCTATTTCCAGAAg TCTCTCGTCCTGATCTCTCGCCTGCCCTACGTGACTCTCTTCCAGTCGCTGCTTCAGCTCATTGCACCTGAATACTTTGATAAGCTGGACCCGTGTCTGGAGGCAG TGTGCAGTGAGATTGACCAGTGGCCCCCACCTGTGCCTGGTCAGACCCTGAACCTGCCGGTGATGGGCATCGTCATTCAG GTGAGAATCCCTTCCCGGGTGGACAAGCCGGGCTCCAGCCCTGCCAAGCCGCTGAATCAAGAG AGCCTCCGGCCAGCCCCCCTCGCCCTCCCCAGCGCCCACGAGCTGGACCTCTTCAG GTGCTTCCAGCCGGTACTCATCCATATGCAGATGTTGTGGGAGCTGATGCTGCTGGGGGAGCCCGTCGTGGTCATGGCCCCCTCGCCGTCCGTCTCCTCCGAAATGGTTCTGGCCCTGACCAG CTGCCTGGCTCCTCTGAAGTACTGCTGTGACTACCGGCCCTACTTCACCATCCACGACAGCGAGTTCCGCGAGTACACGACGCGGACCCAGGCCCC GCCAAACGTCATCCTGGGGGTCACCAACCCCTTTTTTATCAAGACGCTGCAGCACTGGCCCCATGTCCTGCGTCTCGGGGAGCTCAAGATGGCTG GAGACTTGCCCAAGCAGGTCAAGTTGAAGAAGCTCACCAAGCTGAAGACGTTGGACACCAAGCCAG GGCTCTACACGGCCTACAAGACCTTCCTGCACAAGGACAAGGGCCTGATCAAGAGGCTGCTCAAG GGCATCCACAAGAAGCGCCCCTCCGAGGCCCAGAGTGCCCTGCTGAGACGCCACTTCCTGGAGCTCACCCAGAGTTTCATCATCCCCCTG gAGCACTACATGGCGAGCCTGATGCCTCTGCAGAGGGCCATCACCCCCTGGAAG AACCCCCCTCAGATCCGCCCCTTCCATCAGGAGGACTTCCTCAAGACGCTGGACCACGCTGGGCCCCAGCTCACCTGTGTGCTGAAGGGGGACTGGGTGGGCCTGTACAG gcAGTTCTTCCGGTCACCCAACTTTGACGGCTGGTATCGCCAGAGGCAGCAGGAGATGACGCACAAGCTGGAGGCCCTGCACTTGGAGGCCATCTCTGAGGCG AACATCAGGCTCTGGCTGAAGGACAAGTCGGAGGTGGAGGTGGTTGACCTGGTGCTGAAGCTTCGGGAGAAGCTG GTGCGGGCCCAGTGCCGCCACCTCCCCGTGAAGGAGGAGCCGCTGCAGCGCGTGGCCCGGGACGTTGCCACCCTCATGGGAGCGCTGCCCCCGGACCTCCAGGCGGTCCTGTGCTCCTAG